A window of Microcystis aeruginosa FD4 contains these coding sequences:
- a CDS encoding Rne/Rng family ribonuclease: MPKQIIIAEQHHIAAVFWEDQIQELVVATGNQQVADIYLGLVENVIPGIDAAFVNIGDAERNGFIHVTDLGPLRLKKTAGAITELLAPQQKVLVQVMKEPTGNKGPRLTGNVTLPGRYLVLMPNGRGVNLSRRIRSEDERSRLRALGILVKPAGMGLLVRTEAEGKAEEAIIEDLEFLQKQWESIQQMAVSTRAPALLNRDDDFIQRVLRDMYSADVNRIVVDNPMAVKRVKQQLTNWGGGKALEGVYIDSHREPQPILDYFRVNAAIREALKPRVDLPSGGYIIIEPTEALTVIDVNSGSFTRSATARETVLWTNSEAATEIARQLRLRNIGGVVVVDFIDMDSRRDQLKLLELFNKALKSDKARPQIAQLSELGLVELTRKRQGKNIYELFGKTCDHCGGLGHLAHLPGEGNAIALETPTLSRAEKETLVVAPINTKVLPDKSAPSVAAAEPYLEVFSEFEAEENAQEMDLSFHPNYQEQVNNSRRRRRRRPSELLLKEERSEKASTNGVNNEIEPESEPQRFEEKRERPARLSKRGEDASTAKNIPVSERERVSVEMTQVEQEVYSLMGISPLILVDKEFKDPKSVIVSVKLAGEREVENPEKSAIPEISLTPTLEAEVAPVEGMETSEESENRPLVRRRRRPTTGEVSQEINQEASVPVTFTPEPITTETPVFLGEVIPFETPVSAEVTEEPQIEPETAVLRRRRRRSSATADES, encoded by the coding sequence ATGCCAAAACAAATAATCATAGCCGAACAACACCATATAGCGGCTGTTTTTTGGGAAGATCAAATTCAGGAATTAGTTGTAGCCACAGGTAATCAGCAGGTGGCCGACATCTATCTAGGATTAGTAGAAAATGTCATCCCCGGTATAGATGCAGCCTTTGTCAATATTGGCGATGCGGAACGTAATGGCTTTATCCATGTCACCGACCTGGGCCCCTTAAGACTGAAAAAAACCGCCGGTGCTATCACGGAATTACTGGCCCCCCAGCAAAAAGTGCTGGTACAGGTAATGAAAGAACCCACCGGCAACAAGGGACCGCGGCTAACGGGAAATGTCACTCTTCCCGGTCGTTATCTGGTATTGATGCCCAATGGTCGCGGGGTGAATCTTTCCCGTCGCATCCGCAGTGAAGACGAGCGCTCCCGTTTACGAGCTTTAGGGATTTTGGTCAAACCGGCGGGGATGGGGTTGCTGGTACGCACCGAGGCCGAAGGCAAAGCGGAAGAAGCGATTATCGAGGATTTGGAATTTCTGCAAAAACAGTGGGAGAGCATCCAACAGATGGCCGTCAGCACCCGCGCCCCGGCCCTGCTTAACCGGGATGATGACTTTATTCAAAGGGTTTTGCGGGATATGTACAGTGCCGACGTCAATCGCATTGTTGTGGATAACCCGATGGCGGTAAAACGAGTTAAACAGCAATTGACGAACTGGGGCGGCGGCAAAGCTCTCGAAGGGGTTTATATCGACTCCCATCGGGAACCCCAGCCAATTCTCGACTATTTCCGGGTTAACGCCGCCATTCGCGAGGCCCTGAAACCCCGGGTTGATTTACCCTCCGGCGGCTACATTATCATCGAACCGACGGAAGCTTTAACGGTAATTGATGTTAACTCCGGTTCCTTTACCCGTTCGGCCACGGCCCGAGAAACCGTACTCTGGACTAATAGCGAGGCCGCCACAGAAATCGCCCGACAACTGCGCTTGAGAAATATCGGCGGCGTGGTGGTGGTGGACTTCATCGATATGGATTCCCGTCGCGACCAGTTGAAACTGTTGGAATTGTTTAACAAGGCCCTGAAAAGCGATAAGGCCCGGCCCCAGATTGCCCAATTATCGGAATTGGGGTTAGTGGAATTAACTCGTAAGCGTCAGGGGAAAAACATTTATGAATTATTCGGCAAAACCTGTGACCATTGCGGCGGACTGGGCCATTTAGCCCATCTACCGGGAGAGGGCAACGCCATCGCCCTGGAAACCCCCACTCTTAGCCGCGCGGAAAAAGAAACCCTTGTCGTTGCCCCGATTAATACAAAAGTTCTGCCCGATAAGAGCGCTCCTAGCGTTGCGGCGGCCGAACCCTATCTAGAAGTTTTCTCCGAATTTGAGGCCGAAGAAAACGCTCAAGAGATGGATCTTTCCTTCCATCCCAATTATCAAGAACAGGTTAATAATTCTCGCCGTCGTCGTCGTCGTCGTCCCTCGGAACTATTACTAAAAGAGGAACGGAGCGAAAAAGCCTCTACTAACGGTGTTAACAACGAAATCGAGCCGGAATCAGAACCCCAACGCTTTGAGGAAAAACGAGAACGCCCGGCCCGTCTCTCGAAACGGGGAGAAGATGCCAGCACCGCCAAAAATATCCCCGTCAGCGAACGGGAGCGGGTTTCCGTGGAAATGACCCAGGTAGAACAGGAAGTTTATTCTTTAATGGGCATTTCTCCCCTGATTCTGGTGGATAAGGAGTTTAAAGACCCGAAATCGGTGATTGTTTCCGTGAAACTGGCAGGGGAAAGAGAAGTGGAAAACCCAGAAAAGTCTGCCATTCCTGAAATATCCTTGACTCCCACCCTAGAGGCCGAGGTCGCACCGGTCGAAGGGATGGAAACCAGCGAGGAATCCGAAAATCGCCCCCTGGTGCGCCGTCGTCGTCGTCCCACCACTGGCGAAGTTAGTCAGGAAATCAACCAAGAAGCTAGTGTGCCAGTGACTTTTACCCCCGAACCGATTACGACCGAAACTCCAGTTTTTCTCGGTGAAGTCATTCCTTTCGAGACCCCGGTGAGCGCCGAGGTGACAGAGGAGCCACAAATAGAGCCTGAAACCGCGGTGCTGCGTCGTCGTCGTCGTCGTTCCTCCGCCACTGCCGATGAGTCATGA
- a CDS encoding FkbM family methyltransferase, giving the protein MSDYLALYRRYLQSINPALDGEFLIAENLSTNWDEPETALDFHNCAVMALIEAENSPMRSMYVEMAFQSLQRVLEMAVYPLTTAHLALVYYLVGDRDLAAQNAFNALVQVLSSVNANYPLGLIYYFPAHNRQELFRDLLETANYNEQTLILSTEILYRSSLAFYNKNGLRFLELANHVNPNSCHLNRQLGIAKLINQQLEGLFHLHRAVNLDPEDAGNLQALYLAYRGLGQQQLANFWLETAKVTRKSWTNLDVNQPFTYLDFERDITLAVEASFRSFVTGVLLAQGDWFEAEMEFWRHSIREGMTVIDVGANVGVYTFSAAHRVGKTGKVIAIEPFSQCIQLLEETCRVNQFSWVYPCGGAASNQGGNVYLSLEQASELNEVVTDATQLKSENYEQVPCLTLDSLIDTYQLERVDLLKY; this is encoded by the coding sequence ATGAGTGATTATTTAGCGCTTTATCGTCGGTATCTCCAGTCAATTAATCCTGCACTGGATGGAGAGTTTTTAATCGCAGAAAATCTATCTACTAATTGGGATGAACCGGAAACGGCTTTAGATTTTCATAATTGTGCGGTGATGGCTTTAATTGAAGCGGAAAATTCCCCAATGCGATCGATGTATGTGGAGATGGCTTTTCAATCTCTGCAAAGGGTCCTAGAAATGGCGGTTTATCCCCTCACTACTGCCCATTTAGCTCTAGTTTATTATCTAGTCGGCGATCGAGATTTAGCGGCACAAAATGCTTTTAATGCTTTAGTCCAAGTGCTATCATCGGTTAATGCTAATTATCCCCTGGGGTTAATTTATTATTTTCCTGCCCATAACCGACAGGAATTATTCAGGGATTTATTGGAGACTGCTAATTATAACGAGCAAACCCTGATTTTATCTACAGAAATATTATATCGCTCATCTCTGGCTTTTTATAATAAAAATGGGTTAAGATTTCTGGAATTAGCTAATCATGTTAACCCCAATTCTTGTCATCTCAATCGTCAATTAGGTATCGCCAAATTAATTAATCAACAGCTAGAAGGTTTATTTCATCTCCATCGCGCCGTTAATCTCGATCCGGAAGATGCTGGCAATTTGCAAGCCCTTTATTTAGCCTATCGGGGATTAGGACAACAACAATTAGCTAATTTTTGGTTAGAAACAGCGAAAGTAACGAGGAAAAGTTGGACAAATTTAGATGTAAATCAGCCCTTTACCTATCTCGATTTTGAGCGGGATATTACCCTAGCTGTAGAAGCAAGTTTTCGCAGTTTTGTCACGGGAGTTTTACTCGCCCAAGGGGATTGGTTTGAAGCAGAAATGGAATTTTGGCGCCATAGTATTAGGGAAGGAATGACGGTTATTGATGTGGGTGCTAATGTCGGAGTTTATACTTTTAGTGCCGCTCATCGAGTCGGTAAGACGGGAAAAGTTATCGCTATTGAACCTTTTTCCCAATGTATCCAGTTGCTAGAAGAAACCTGTCGGGTTAATCAATTTTCTTGGGTTTATCCCTGTGGAGGAGCAGCCAGTAATCAAGGGGGAAATGTTTATTTATCTCTTGAGCAAGCTAGTGAATTAAATGAAGTCGTTACCGATGCAACCCAATTAAAGTCAGAAAATTACGAACAAGTTCCCTGTCTTACCCTCGATAGTTTAATTGATACCTATCAGTTAGAAAGGGTGGACTTGCTTAAATATTGA